One genomic window of Candidatus Nanoarchaeia archaeon includes the following:
- a CDS encoding TFIIB-type zinc ribbon-containing protein, with product MKKQKSAQVPETEERKCPECGSRDIGTDETEMYCKKCGYVFE from the coding sequence ATGAAAAAGCAGAAATCAGCCCAAGTTCCAGAAACTGAGGAGAGGAAGTGTCCAGAGTGCGGAAGCAGGGATATTGGCACTGATGAGACTGAGATGTACTGCAAAAAGTGCGGCTATGTCTTTGAGTGA
- a CDS encoding peroxiredoxin, translated as MEITKGMKAPDFCLRDQDEKDVCLKDLKGRFVVVYFYPKDDTPGCTIEAIEFSGLSKEFDKSDAVVLGISPDSGKSHCNFIEKHGLTVRLLSDPDKRVIKQYGAWGKKMMYGKEIEGVIRSTVLIDPQGRIAEHWRSVEPKGHAADVLGIVKRVR; from the coding sequence ATGGAGATCACCAAAGGGATGAAAGCGCCTGATTTTTGCCTCAGGGATCAGGATGAGAAAGATGTCTGCCTGAAAGACCTGAAAGGGAGATTTGTTGTTGTTTATTTCTATCCAAAAGACGACACGCCGGGGTGCACCATCGAGGCAATCGAGTTCTCGGGGCTTAGCAAAGAGTTTGACAAGAGCGATGCAGTTGTGCTTGGAATCAGCCCGGATTCTGGGAAAAGCCATTGTAACTTCATTGAAAAGCACGGCTTAACAGTAAGGCTCTTAAGCGATCCTGACAAAAGAGTGATTAAGCAGTATGGCGCCTGGGGGAAGAAGATGATGTACGGCAAGGAGATTGAAGGAGTTATCAGAAGCACTGTGCTTATTGATCCTCAGGGAAGGATTGCAGAGCATTGGAGGAGTGTGGAGCCGAAAGGCCATGCCGCTGATGTGCTGGGCATAGTGAAGAGAGTGCGCTAA
- a CDS encoding class I SAM-dependent methyltransferase, producing the protein MPKDWSDEFVHHWNYFIGPARASPSDLRFIKKKILEKDRDAKVLVLGATPGYRNLCGELDIPVTLIDFKRYNYEYLSDEVKNKPKERFVEGNWMDTVLPEKFDIILADNVLNVVPTKENIRIVLKNVASMLKKDGLFMPRTYVRGKNERIDPEKVIKEYRKKRDGSDLYTWLSRDLYLAAYDFKEDVVRFKDIWKVIKKMHDNGLFTDEELKEWRNNSFENREFHFIIPVKEEIEEILSEFFNIKQVFCGTEEYIHETLPLYVLTLK; encoded by the coding sequence ATGCCAAAAGACTGGAGCGACGAGTTTGTGCACCACTGGAATTATTTCATAGGTCCTGCCAGAGCATCTCCTTCTGACTTAAGGTTCATAAAAAAGAAGATTCTCGAGAAAGACAGGGATGCAAAGGTGCTTGTTTTGGGAGCAACACCTGGATACAGGAACCTGTGCGGAGAGTTGGACATTCCTGTAACACTTATTGACTTCAAACGATACAATTATGAGTACCTCTCAGATGAAGTCAAGAATAAACCAAAAGAGAGGTTTGTGGAAGGTAATTGGATGGATACAGTGCTGCCTGAGAAGTTTGATATAATCCTCGCAGACAATGTTCTGAATGTTGTTCCAACTAAAGAGAATATACGGATTGTCCTTAAAAACGTAGCCAGTATGCTAAAGAAAGATGGGCTGTTCATGCCGAGAACTTATGTAAGGGGAAAAAATGAAAGGATTGATCCTGAAAAGGTCATTAAGGAGTACAGGAAAAAGCGGGACGGAAGTGACCTTTACACATGGCTCTCAAGGGATTTATATCTGGCTGCATATGATTTTAAAGAGGATGTTGTCAGATTTAAGGATATCTGGAAGGTTATAAAGAAGATGCATGACAATGGCCTTTTTACTGATGAAGAGCTCAAAGAGTGGAGGAACAACTCGTTTGAGAATAGGGAATTCCATTTTATAATCCCTGTAAAAGAAGAGATTGAGGAGATTCTTTCAGAATTCTTCAATATTAAGCAGGTGTTCTGCGGAACCGAAGAATATATACACGAAACACTTCCGTTGTATGTACTTACATTGAAATGA
- a CDS encoding cytochrome c biogenesis CcdA family protein, giving the protein MKLRYRLIQSAGALSIALALLITLFAQSATAQDLPVGLQKINEYNQKQAEDIALKVSFVVAFIAGILGIFSPCILPFLPAYFSYTFKEKRNITFMTLVFFLGFSVSFVSMGVIAGTLGYTALSVIQPAWLVRIAAVAIIIFGIMTLLGKGISSFVKFRVHSRNDIPGTFLLGIFFAVGWSACLGPILAGILGIGAVLGNPVLSGFLLFAYSLGNLLPLFVLSVFYDRFNLGKSRLIRGRILHFSLMGEGYEVHSTNLISGVLFLVLGGVMLAYNGTAALNALDPLRLSEFFYSGQNALISWKYSQIAGIMALAVFAIGVGWFLWKRKKDSE; this is encoded by the coding sequence ATGAAGCTGCGATATCGTCTCATCCAAAGTGCAGGCGCTTTAAGCATAGCTTTAGCACTCCTCATAACCCTCTTTGCGCAGTCTGCAACAGCCCAGGATCTGCCTGTCGGCCTGCAGAAGATCAATGAATACAACCAAAAGCAGGCAGAGGATATAGCTCTCAAAGTATCATTTGTTGTCGCCTTTATTGCAGGAATCCTCGGCATCTTCTCTCCATGCATCCTGCCGTTCCTTCCTGCCTACTTTTCTTACACATTCAAGGAAAAGCGGAATATAACTTTTATGACACTGGTGTTCTTTCTCGGATTCTCAGTCTCCTTTGTTAGTATGGGAGTGATCGCTGGCACGCTTGGCTATACAGCATTAAGCGTGATCCAGCCTGCGTGGCTTGTCAGGATAGCTGCTGTTGCAATCATTATCTTTGGCATCATGACCTTATTGGGAAAAGGGATATCCTCGTTCGTGAAGTTCAGGGTTCATTCCCGGAACGATATCCCAGGAACGTTCTTATTAGGCATATTCTTTGCTGTCGGATGGTCTGCCTGCTTAGGGCCTATATTAGCAGGAATACTCGGAATCGGAGCCGTATTGGGAAATCCTGTGCTGAGCGGATTCCTTCTGTTTGCATATTCGCTTGGAAATCTGCTGCCATTATTCGTATTATCTGTCTTTTATGATAGATTCAACTTAGGGAAGAGCAGGCTTATCAGAGGAAGGATCCTTCATTTTTCATTGATGGGAGAAGGATATGAGGTTCATTCAACAAACCTGATCTCAGGAGTCTTGTTCTTGGTTTTGGGAGGGGTCATGCTGGCGTATAATGGAACAGCTGCCTTGAATGCATTGGATCCTCTGAGGCTGTCAGAGTTCTTCTATTCAGGCCAGAATGCTCTGATTAGCTGGAAGTACAGCCAGATTGCCGGGATTATGGCTTTGGCGGTGTTTGCGATAGGTGTTGGCTGGTTTTTGTGGAAGAGAAAAAAGGATTCTGAATAG
- a CDS encoding DUF357 domain-containing protein: MNIITDEKLEKYFSITQRALLKAKAVKKKAEIDFEEKALEFLDMAQRYFDDAKHFEKKGDIVTSFACLNYAHGWLDAGARLGLFDVGGDSTLFTVD; encoded by the coding sequence ATGAATATCATCACTGATGAAAAGCTTGAAAAGTATTTTTCCATCACGCAAAGAGCGCTTCTGAAGGCAAAGGCAGTAAAAAAGAAAGCAGAGATTGACTTTGAAGAGAAGGCGCTTGAATTCCTTGACATGGCCCAGCGCTACTTTGACGATGCAAAACATTTTGAGAAGAAAGGGGATATCGTGACTTCCTTTGCCTGCCTGAACTATGCCCACGGCTGGCTTGATGCAGGAGCGCGGCTTGGCCTCTTTGATGTTGGAGGAGACTCAACACTTTTTACTGTGGATTAG
- a CDS encoding DoxX family membrane protein, translating to MKIDSSYGPVILRISLGIFLLWFGVWQVASPDNWASYVPGWADAVANTTLLVAANGVFEIALSLLLLSGFIVRVAAFIAFIHVLFIAINLGYNDVMVRDLALAAGFFAVFFNGPDRLSKT from the coding sequence ATGAAGATTGATTCGTCCTATGGGCCAGTAATCCTCAGGATAAGCCTGGGAATCTTTCTGCTCTGGTTTGGGGTGTGGCAGGTGGCGTCTCCGGACAACTGGGCTTCCTATGTTCCTGGCTGGGCTGATGCTGTTGCAAACACAACCCTGCTTGTCGCTGCAAATGGAGTATTTGAAATTGCTTTGAGCCTTCTGCTCCTGTCAGGATTTATTGTGAGGGTTGCAGCTTTCATTGCCTTTATCCATGTGCTCTTTATTGCCATCAATCTTGGATATAATGATGTGATGGTGAGGGATCTTGCCCTTGCTGCCGGGTTTTTTGCTGTGTTCTTCAATGGGCCTGACAGGCTCTCAAAGACCTAA